Proteins encoded within one genomic window of Dyadobacter chenhuakuii:
- a CDS encoding NAD(P)-dependent oxidoreductase has product MKVALIGATGFVGAPLLQELISRGHEVVAIARNIEKIPTDSELIVPKQADVLDTEAVSQAVAGVDAVISAYNPGWTNPNIYAEYLEGAASIQTGVKQAGVKRFLVIGGAGSLEVAPGLQLIDTPDFPEEYKAGAGAARKYQGEIKSENELDWTYLSPAIEMHPGTSGKRTGTYRTSLDTPVLNEKGRSIISVEDLSVAIVDEIETPKHIKQRFTVAY; this is encoded by the coding sequence ATGAAAGTAGCATTAATCGGCGCAACAGGATTCGTAGGCGCACCGCTTTTACAGGAATTGATTTCCCGTGGCCATGAAGTTGTCGCCATTGCCCGAAACATCGAAAAGATTCCAACCGACAGCGAGCTGATCGTCCCCAAACAGGCTGACGTGCTCGACACCGAGGCAGTATCGCAAGCCGTTGCGGGCGTTGACGCCGTTATAAGCGCATACAATCCGGGCTGGACCAACCCCAACATTTATGCTGAATATCTCGAAGGAGCAGCTTCCATTCAGACCGGCGTAAAGCAGGCAGGCGTAAAAAGATTTCTGGTTATTGGCGGCGCAGGAAGCCTGGAAGTAGCACCAGGATTGCAGTTGATCGACACACCTGATTTCCCGGAAGAATACAAAGCGGGTGCAGGAGCAGCGCGCAAATACCAGGGTGAGATTAAGTCGGAAAACGAATTAGATTGGACTTACCTAAGCCCCGCTATTGAAATGCATCCCGGCACATCGGGCAAAAGAACAGGCACATACAGGACATCTCTGGACACACCCGTCTTGAATGAAAAAGGAAGAAGTATCATTTCAGTAGAAGATCTATCAGTTGCCATTGTAGATGAGATCGAAACGCCAAAGCATATCAAGCAAAGGTTTACAGTTGCTTATTAG